The segment GTTTCACCCACATGGTGATACTTCTGTTTACGACTCAATGGTTAGAATGGCACAACACTGGAGTGTGCGTTATATGATGGTAGATGGTCAAGGGAATTTTGGTTCTGTAGATGGAGATTCGCCAGCAGCAATGCGTTATACTGAGGTTAGAATGCAGAAGATATCGGAAGATATGTTAGCAGATATTGAAAAAGATACGGTAGATCATCGTTTAAATTTTGATGATACGTTACAAGAACCAACCGTTTTACCAACTCGTATTCCTAATTTATTAGTTAACGGAGCTTCTGGTATTGCAGTAGGTATGGCTACTAATATGGCACCACATAACTTAACAGAAGTTATTAATGGTACCATGGCTTATATTGATAATAGAGATATTGAGATTGATGAGTTAATGCAACACATAAAAGCACCAGATTTTCCTACAGGAGGAATTATTTATGGTTATGATGGTGTTAAAGATGCTTTTCATACAGGTCGTGGACGTATTGTAATGCGTGCTAAAGCTGTTATAGAGGAAGTTAAGGGACGTGAGTGTATTATTGTTACTGAGATTCCTTACCAAGTAAACAAAGCAGAAATGATTAAAAAAACTGCTGAACTTGTAAATGATAAGAAAATAGAAGGTATTTCTAATATTAGAGATGAATCTGATAGAAACGGAATGCGTATTGTATATATTTTAAAACGTGATGCAATTCCTAATATCGTTTTAAATAAATTATTTAAATACACACAATTACAAACTTCTTTTAGTGTAAATAATATTGCATTAGTAAAAGGAAGACCAGAGCAATTAAACTTAAAGCAATTAATTCATTATTTTGTTGAGCATAGACATGAAGTTATTGTTCGTAGAACAGAGTTTGATCTTAAGAAAGCGGAAGCAAGAGCTCATATTTTAGAAGGATTAATTATTGCATCTGATAATATTGATGAAGTAATAAAAATTATTAGAGCTTCTAATAATGCGGATGAAGCAAGAGAAAGTTTAATGGAGCGCTTTGAGTTAACTGAGATTCAAGCAAAAGCAATTGTAGAAATGCGTTTGCGTCAATTAACAGGGTTAGAGCAAGATAAATTACGTGCAGAGTTTGATGCAATTATGTTAACAATTATCGACTTAAAAGATATTCTTGCAAACGAACCAAGACGTTACGAAATTATAAAAGAAGAATTACTTCATATTAAAGATAAATATGGTGATGACCGTAGATCTGTAATAGAATATGCAGGTGGAGATATGAGTATTGAAGATATGATACCTGATACGAAAGTTGTGGTTACAATCTCTAATGCAGGATATTTAAAACGTACAAACCTTGAAGAATATAAAGTTCAGAATAGAGGAGGAAGAGGTCAAAAAGGAGCAACAACTAGAAATGAAGATTTCTTAGAGCACTTGTTTGTAGGTACAAATCATCAATATATGATGTTCTTTACGCAAAAAGGAAAAGTATTCTGGATGCGTGTTTATGAAATTCCTGAAGGTGGTAAAAATACCAAAGGTAGAGCAATGCAAAACCTTATTAATATAGAACAAGATGATAAAGTAAAAGCATTCTTAGTAACTCAAGATTTAAAAGACGAAGAATATATTAATAGTCATTTTGTGATTATGGCAACTAAAAAAGGGCAAGTTAAAAAGACCTCTTTAGAGCAATATTCTCGTCCAAGAACAAATGGTATTAATGCAATTACTATTAAAGAAGGAGATGAGTTATTAGAAGCAAAACTTACAACGGGAGATAGTCAAGTAATGTTAGCTTTAAAATCGGGTAAGTCTATTCGATTTGAAGAAGCTAAAACACGTCCTATGGGAAGAACTGCTTCAGGTGTAAGAGGTATTACTTTGCAGCATGATAAAGATGAGGTAATTGGAATGGTTGCTGTAAATGACATGGATAGTAATATTTTAGTGGTTTCTGAAAAAGGATATGGAAAACGTTCTAAATTGGAAGACTACAGGATTACAAATAGAGGTGGTAAAGGTGTTAAAACTTTAAATATTTCTGAAAAAACGGGTGGTTTAGTAGCAATTAAAAATGTAGATGATTCTAATGATTTAATGATTATAAATAAATCTGGATTAACAATTAGAATGGCTGTTGAAGATTTAAGAGTTATGGGACGTGCAACTCAAGGTGTTAAATTGATTAACATTAAAGATTCAGATAGTATTGCTGCAGTTGCAAAAGTGATGCATGAGGAAGACGTTGTTGAAGAAGAAGATGTTGAGGGGTTAGAAAATGGCACGGAAATTGAAAATGACTCAGATGAAAATCAAGAAAATCAAGAATAACAATAAATTAATAATTAGTAAAATGAAAAATCAAATATTAGCGTTAACAATAGGACTATTATCTATTGCCTCTTTTGCGCAAAAGAACGAACTAAAAGCAGTAGAAAAGGCGATTAAAAAAGAGATGTTTAAAGAAGCGAAAGCTACGATAGCTACTTTAGAACCTACTGAAGATTCAATGGATTCAAAATACAAAGCAAAGTATTACTTTTTAAAAGGATCTGCATATGGTACATCAGATGTTGCAAAAGCATCAGATGCTTATAATAAATTAGTTGAATACGAAAAAGAAACAGGTAAACTAAAATATACTAAGTTAGCAAAACCTAAATTAAACGAGCTAGTACAATATGTTTCTAATAAAGCGATAGAGGAGTATAATAATAAGAACTATAAAAATGCAACTAATAATTTTTATTTAACTTATAAATTAAGTCCTGCAGATACTACGTATTTATATAATGCTGCTATTAGTGCTTCTTTAGCAAAAGAATATGATACTTCATTAGAATATTATAATGAGTTAAAAAAGATTGGCTATACAGGAATCACAACTCAATATTTTGCTATTGACAAAGAAACTGGTAAAGTAGAAAATTTAGGGTCTAAAGGGAATAGAGATTTAATGCTTAAAACGGGTCAATATACCACTCCTACTCAAAAAACTTCTGAATCAAAAC is part of the Polaribacter sp. SA4-10 genome and harbors:
- the gyrA gene encoding DNA gyrase subunit A encodes the protein MTDGEKLIPINIEDQMKAAYIDYSMSVIVSRALPDVRDGLKPVHRRVLYGMHELGIKATGSYKKSARIVGEVLGKFHPHGDTSVYDSMVRMAQHWSVRYMMVDGQGNFGSVDGDSPAAMRYTEVRMQKISEDMLADIEKDTVDHRLNFDDTLQEPTVLPTRIPNLLVNGASGIAVGMATNMAPHNLTEVINGTMAYIDNRDIEIDELMQHIKAPDFPTGGIIYGYDGVKDAFHTGRGRIVMRAKAVIEEVKGRECIIVTEIPYQVNKAEMIKKTAELVNDKKIEGISNIRDESDRNGMRIVYILKRDAIPNIVLNKLFKYTQLQTSFSVNNIALVKGRPEQLNLKQLIHYFVEHRHEVIVRRTEFDLKKAEARAHILEGLIIASDNIDEVIKIIRASNNADEARESLMERFELTEIQAKAIVEMRLRQLTGLEQDKLRAEFDAIMLTIIDLKDILANEPRRYEIIKEELLHIKDKYGDDRRSVIEYAGGDMSIEDMIPDTKVVVTISNAGYLKRTNLEEYKVQNRGGRGQKGATTRNEDFLEHLFVGTNHQYMMFFTQKGKVFWMRVYEIPEGGKNTKGRAMQNLINIEQDDKVKAFLVTQDLKDEEYINSHFVIMATKKGQVKKTSLEQYSRPRTNGINAITIKEGDELLEAKLTTGDSQVMLALKSGKSIRFEEAKTRPMGRTASGVRGITLQHDKDEVIGMVAVNDMDSNILVVSEKGYGKRSKLEDYRITNRGGKGVKTLNISEKTGGLVAIKNVDDSNDLMIINKSGLTIRMAVEDLRVMGRATQGVKLINIKDSDSIAAVAKVMHEEDVVEEEDVEGLENGTEIENDSDENQENQE
- a CDS encoding tetratricopeptide repeat protein codes for the protein MKNQILALTIGLLSIASFAQKNELKAVEKAIKKEMFKEAKATIATLEPTEDSMDSKYKAKYYFLKGSAYGTSDVAKASDAYNKLVEYEKETGKLKYTKLAKPKLNELVQYVSNKAIEEYNNKNYKNATNNFYLTYKLSPADTTYLYNAAISASLAKEYDTSLEYYNELKKIGYTGITTQYFAIDKETGKVENLGSKGNRDLMLKTGQYTTPTQKTSESKQGDIVKNIGFILVNQGKTEEAIVALQEARRANPKDLNLLLNEAQMYIKLEQMDKFGELMQEAVKLDPNNPTLFFNLGVVNAGQNKIEEAIGFYEKAIALKPDYGDAYMNLAVVILSGEKAIIEKMNKNLSNNKIYTKLEKEQKALYKKALPYLEKADNIVRTVDTVRGLLNIYDRLEMESKASALRPIYNEMRNN